The Bos indicus x Bos taurus breed Angus x Brahman F1 hybrid chromosome 3, Bos_hybrid_MaternalHap_v2.0, whole genome shotgun sequence genome includes a window with the following:
- the GPR88 gene encoding probable G-protein coupled receptor 88 codes for MTNSSTSTSSTTGGSLLLLCEEEESWAGRRIPVSLLYSGLAIGGTLANGMVIYLVSSFRKLQTTSNAFIVNGCAADLSVCALWMPQEAVLGLLPAGSVEPPGDWDGAGGSYRLLRGGLLGLGLTVSLLSHCLVALNRYLLITRAPATYQALYQRRHTAGMLALSWALALGLVLLLPPWAPRPGAAPPRVHYPALLAAGALLAQTALLLHCYLGIVRRVRVSVKRVSVLNFHLLHQLPGCAAAAAAFPGAPHAPGPGGAQLPAQAQPLPAALHPRRAQRRLSGLSVLLLCCVFLLATQPLVWVSLASGFSLPVPWGVQAASWLLCCALSALNPLLYTWRNEEFRRSVRSVLPGIGDAAAAAAAATAVPAVSQAQLGTRAAGQHW; via the coding sequence ATGACCAACTCTTCCACGTCCACCTCCTCCACCACCGGGGGatcgctgctgctgctctgcGAGGAAGAGGAGTCGTGGGCGGGCCGACGCATCCCCGTGTCCCTCCTGTACTCGGGGCTGGCCATCGGGGGCACGCTGGCCAACGGCATGGTCATCTATCTCGTGTCGTCCTTCCGAAAGCTTCAGACGACCAGCAACGCTTTCATCGTGAACGGTTGCGCCGCCGATCTCAGCGTCTGCGCCCTCTGGATGCCGCAGGAGGCGGTGCTCGGGCTCCTGCCCGCGGGCTCCGTTGAGCCCCCCGGGGATTGGGACGGCGCCGGGGGCAGCTACCGCCTGCTGCGGGGCGGGCTGCTGGGCCTCGGGCTCACCGTGTCCCTCTTGTCCCACTGCCTGGTGGCCCTGAACCGCTACCTGCTCATCACCCGGGCGCCCGCCACCTACCAGGCGCTGTACCAGCGGCGCCACACGGCGGGCATGCTGGCGCTGTCCTGGGCGCTAGCCCTGGGCCTCGTGCTGCTGCTCCCGCCCTGGGCGCCGCGTCCGGGCGCCGCGCCCCCGCGCGTCCACTACCCGGCGCTGCTGGCCGCCGGGGCGCTGTTGGCGCAGACGGCGCTGCTGCTGCACTGCTACCTGGGCATCGTGCGCCGCGTGCGCGTCAGCGTCAAGCGGGTCAGCGTCCTCAACTTCCACCTGCTGCACCAGCTGCCCGgctgcgccgccgccgccgccgccttccCGGGCGCCCCGCACGCGCCGGGCCCGGGTGGTGCTCAGCTCCCGGCGCAGGCTCAGCCCCTGCCCGCGGCGTTGCACCCGCGGCGGGCGCAGCGGCGTCTCAGCGGCCTGTCGGTGCTGCTGCTCTGCTGCGTCTTCCTGCTGGCCACGCAGCCGCTGGTGTGGGTGAGCCTGGCCAGCGGCTTCTCGCTGCCTGTGCCCTGGGGCGTGCAGGCGGCCAGTTGGCTCCTGTGCTGTGCCCTGTCCGCGCTCAACCCGCTACTCTACACGTGGAGGAACGAAGAGTTCCGCCGCTCCGTGCGCTCTGTCCTGCCTGGCATCGGCGACGCGGCggccgctgctgccgccgccacGGCCGTGCCCGCGGTGTCCCAAGCTCAGCTGGGCACTCGCGCCGCCGGCCAGCACTGGTGA